In Gammaproteobacteria bacterium (ex Lamellibrachia satsuma), a single genomic region encodes these proteins:
- a CDS encoding urease accessory protein has translation MLGVLLLGFLIGLQHAMEADHVAAVASLATQNRTLAQTAKQGVVWGLGHALTLFLFAGVVLVFDLIMPESLARTLELAVGVMLILLGVDVLRRLINERMHFHAHNHGELTHFHAHSHQGDGAHDADPHLHKHSERFPLRALFVGMMHGMAGSAALILLALETVVSPLEGLLYILVFGFGSIAGMGLLALVIGLPLRLSSRSLTWAHNGLKGVVGFLTVGLGAAVIVSVI, from the coding sequence GTGCTGGGAGTTCTATTACTGGGGTTTCTGATAGGCCTGCAGCATGCGATGGAAGCGGATCATGTTGCTGCAGTCGCTTCACTGGCAACTCAAAACCGCACACTCGCACAGACAGCCAAGCAGGGTGTTGTCTGGGGACTGGGGCACGCCTTGACGCTGTTTCTCTTTGCTGGAGTAGTGCTGGTTTTCGATCTGATCATGCCGGAGTCTCTGGCTCGCACCCTGGAATTGGCGGTGGGTGTGATGCTGATTCTACTGGGCGTTGATGTTTTGCGTCGCCTGATCAATGAGCGCATGCACTTTCACGCCCATAATCATGGAGAACTGACCCATTTTCATGCTCACTCCCATCAGGGAGACGGCGCGCATGATGCTGATCCTCATTTGCACAAACACTCCGAGCGGTTTCCCCTGCGTGCACTCTTTGTCGGCATGATGCATGGCATGGCGGGTTCCGCCGCGCTGATCCTGCTGGCGCTGGAGACAGTGGTCTCTCCTCTTGAAGGTCTGCTCTATATCCTGGTTTTTGGTTTCGGTTCAATAGCCGGCATGGGGCTTTTGGCGCTGGTGATCGGTCTGCCCTTGCGTCTCTCATCCCGTTCCCTCACATGGGCGCATAACGGCCTGAAAGGGGTTGTGGGTTTTCTCACGGTGGGGTTGGGTGCTGCTGTGATCGTGTCGGTCATTTAA
- the lexA gene encoding transcriptional repressor LexA produces MKLTPRQTEVLELVRSHLEVTGFPPTRAEIAEALGFRSVNAAEEHLRALAKKGAIELLKGRSRGIRLLLPEEQDEGMPVVGRVAAGSPILAEEHIEERYPFSPALFHPPADYLLRVSGTSMRDVGIMDGDLLAVHRTSEARNGQIVVARLDDEVTVKRFHRDAQRRHLVVLLPENPDFEPIRVDLREQHLAIEGLGVGVLRQGLEISNRFSRN; encoded by the coding sequence ATGAAGTTGACGCCTAGACAGACAGAGGTTCTTGAGTTGGTTCGCTCTCACCTGGAGGTGACAGGTTTTCCACCAACCCGTGCGGAGATTGCGGAGGCTCTGGGTTTCCGCTCTGTGAATGCGGCTGAAGAGCATCTGCGGGCACTTGCGAAAAAGGGGGCCATTGAACTGCTGAAGGGCCGCTCACGCGGGATTCGGTTATTGCTGCCGGAGGAGCAGGACGAAGGCATGCCCGTGGTTGGCCGGGTCGCGGCAGGCAGTCCGATTCTTGCAGAAGAGCATATTGAAGAGCGCTACCCTTTCTCTCCGGCGCTTTTTCATCCACCGGCAGACTATTTGCTGAGGGTGTCGGGTACGAGTATGCGGGATGTGGGCATTATGGATGGTGATCTGCTCGCAGTACATCGAACTTCCGAGGCGCGCAACGGCCAGATCGTGGTGGCGCGTCTGGATGATGAGGTGACAGTAAAGCGGTTTCATCGTGATGCCCAGCGTCGGCATCTGGTGGTTCTGCTGCCCGAGAATCCCGATTTTGAACCAATCAGGGTTGATTTACGGGAACAGCATTTAGCGATAGAAGGATTGGGTGTCGGTGTTCTACGCCAGGGACTGGAGATTTCGAACCGTTTCAGCCGCAACTAA
- a CDS encoding transporter substrate-binding domain-containing protein, with the protein MESPTQTEPDQRNHKPVDIKQLVSLLLLFCLPLGLFAADGTSILETVTRQFSGDLDEMRTRTAIRVLVSHNRTGFFLHNGNSKGFEAELLEKYKEHLNKDSKRNQINTALVFIPVPFDQLLPALLSGKGDIAAAGLTITPGREKMVAFSKPYLPDVQEIIVAAKSAAPITSHNDLAGKTLHVLKGSSYASHLKQINHRFSKENRLPIKIIEVSEYLQTEDLLEMVNAGVVDYTVADDHIARIWSQVLKNIQLYPGHPIHSGSQLAWAVRKNNPKLLQSLDGYIGKIKKGSLLGNMMFKRYYEKTRWIKNPLEPNEHDRLNQVSSLFKKYAEQYDFDWLVVAAQAYQESGLDQRQRNPSGAIGIMQIRKATATDKHVAISDIEKLENNIHAGIKYLAWLRKHYFSDPSISPQDSVFFSLAAYNAGPAKVRKMRAKAEKMGLDRNRWFLNVEHAALRIVGQETVRYTRNIVKYYTAYRLAFDLHEATKKAKK; encoded by the coding sequence ATGGAATCTCCCACTCAAACAGAACCAGACCAACGCAACCATAAACCTGTCGACATAAAACAGCTGGTCAGTCTGTTGCTGCTCTTCTGCCTCCCTCTTGGTCTCTTTGCGGCGGATGGCACTTCCATACTCGAAACCGTCACCCGGCAATTCTCCGGTGACCTTGATGAGATGCGCACGCGTACCGCTATCCGTGTACTGGTCAGTCACAACCGCACCGGTTTTTTTCTCCACAACGGTAACAGCAAAGGGTTTGAAGCCGAATTGCTGGAGAAATATAAAGAACACCTCAACAAAGACAGTAAGCGAAACCAGATCAATACCGCCCTGGTATTTATCCCCGTTCCTTTCGATCAGTTGCTGCCTGCTCTACTCTCAGGCAAAGGGGACATCGCCGCAGCCGGGCTGACTATTACGCCGGGTCGGGAAAAAATGGTCGCATTTAGCAAACCCTATCTGCCCGACGTGCAGGAGATCATCGTGGCCGCAAAATCCGCTGCGCCCATAACGTCCCACAATGACCTGGCGGGAAAGACCCTGCATGTACTGAAAGGCAGCAGCTATGCATCACATCTGAAACAGATCAATCACCGATTCAGCAAAGAGAATCGGCTGCCGATCAAAATCATCGAAGTAAGTGAATATCTGCAGACCGAAGATCTGCTTGAAATGGTCAACGCCGGGGTCGTCGACTACACGGTCGCCGACGACCACATCGCCAGGATCTGGTCACAGGTGCTGAAAAATATTCAGCTATATCCAGGACACCCTATCCATTCCGGGAGCCAGCTTGCCTGGGCGGTGAGAAAGAACAACCCCAAACTACTGCAGAGCCTGGATGGCTATATCGGGAAGATCAAAAAGGGCAGTCTGCTCGGTAACATGATGTTCAAGCGTTACTATGAAAAGACCCGATGGATCAAAAACCCCCTGGAACCCAATGAACATGACCGTCTGAATCAAGTCAGTAGCCTCTTTAAAAAATATGCCGAACAGTATGATTTCGACTGGCTGGTCGTTGCCGCTCAGGCTTACCAGGAATCCGGACTCGATCAGCGCCAGCGTAATCCCTCCGGGGCTATCGGCATCATGCAGATACGCAAGGCAACAGCCACCGACAAACATGTCGCCATTTCAGACATCGAGAAGCTGGAGAACAATATTCACGCCGGTATTAAATACTTGGCCTGGCTACGCAAACACTACTTCAGCGATCCCTCCATCTCACCGCAGGACAGCGTTTTTTTCAGCCTCGCCGCCTACAATGCCGGCCCGGCAAAAGTACGCAAAATGCGCGCAAAAGCCGAAAAAATGGGGCTGGACAGGAACCGTTGGTTCCTCAATGTTGAGCACGCGGCGCTCAGGATTGTCGGACAGGAAACCGTGCGCTATACACGTAACATCGTCAAATACTATACGGCATATCGATTGGCATTCGACCTGCACGAGGCAACCAAAAAGGCAAAGAAGTAG
- a CDS encoding D-tyrosyl-tRNA(Tyr) deacylase: protein MIGLLQRVSNGSVRVEQEVIGEIGHGLLVLVGVQRDDNEAKADRLLERLLGYRVFPDENGRMNLGLRDLGGGLLLVPQFTLAADTHKGKRPGFSSAAPPAMGEALFLYLLDRARETHGDVANGRFGADMQVELTNEGPVTFWLET, encoded by the coding sequence ATGATTGGACTGCTGCAGCGAGTGTCAAATGGCAGCGTGAGGGTAGAGCAGGAGGTGATCGGAGAGATCGGCCATGGACTGCTGGTGTTGGTCGGAGTGCAGAGGGACGATAACGAGGCCAAGGCCGACAGGCTGTTGGAGCGTCTGCTCGGTTACCGGGTATTCCCTGATGAAAACGGACGCATGAATCTGGGGTTGCGTGATTTAGGCGGCGGTCTCTTGCTGGTGCCTCAGTTCACCCTTGCGGCGGATACGCACAAAGGAAAGCGACCCGGATTTTCCAGTGCGGCACCCCCTGCAATGGGGGAAGCCCTTTTTCTCTACCTGCTCGATCGTGCACGGGAGACTCACGGGGATGTGGCGAATGGTCGCTTTGGTGCTGACATGCAGGTGGAGTTGACCAACGAGGGTCCAGTGACCTTCTGGTTGGAAACCTGA
- the typA gene encoding translational GTPase TypA, with protein MIEKLRNIAIIAHVDHGKTTLVDELLKQSGTLGERFGEVERVMDSNDQEKERGITILSKNTAIRWNDFRINIVDTPGHADFGGEVERVLSMVDSVLLLVDAQEGPMPQTRFVTQKAFDHGLRPIVVVNKIDRPGARPEWVIDQVFELFDRLGATDEQLDFPIIYASAINGYAGPEEDVCEGDMTSLFEAIVTHCPVPDVDPDGPLQMQISNLDYNSYVGAIAVGRVARGTIRPNQQVVVVKYDGEEHKARVGIVYGYLGLDRHEVKEATAGDIIAITGMDAPNVSDTLCDPESVDHLPPLSVDEPTVSMTFQVNASPFAGKEGKYLTSRQLKDRLERELIHNVALRVEEGTDPEKFKVSGRGELHLSVLLESMRREGFELAVSRPEVIFREVDGEVCEPYEQLTVDVEELHQGTIMEALGTRKGELKDMVPDGQGRVRLDYVIPSRGLIGFQTEFMTSTSGTGLMYHVFDHYGPAQHGGIAPRKNGVLISNGQGKVLGFALFNLQERGKMFASPGDEVYEGQLVGIHARANDLVVNPLKGKQLTNVRASGKDDAIMLTPPLKFTLEQALEFIEEDELVEITPNAIRLRKKHLKEHERKKVARGG; from the coding sequence GTGATCGAAAAGCTCAGAAATATCGCCATCATCGCGCATGTTGACCACGGCAAGACCACGCTGGTGGACGAACTGCTGAAACAGTCAGGAACCCTGGGGGAGCGCTTCGGCGAAGTCGAGCGGGTGATGGATTCGAATGACCAGGAGAAGGAGCGTGGCATTACCATCCTCTCCAAGAATACTGCGATCCGCTGGAACGACTTCCGCATCAATATCGTCGATACCCCAGGCCATGCCGACTTTGGTGGCGAGGTGGAGCGGGTGCTCTCGATGGTCGATTCGGTACTGCTGCTGGTGGATGCTCAGGAAGGACCGATGCCGCAGACCCGCTTCGTTACACAGAAGGCCTTCGATCACGGTCTGCGCCCTATCGTGGTGGTCAACAAGATAGACAGGCCTGGCGCCCGTCCCGAGTGGGTTATCGATCAGGTGTTCGAACTCTTCGACCGCCTGGGTGCTACTGATGAGCAACTCGACTTCCCGATCATCTATGCCTCAGCCATCAATGGCTATGCGGGTCCTGAAGAGGATGTGTGCGAAGGCGATATGACGTCACTGTTCGAGGCGATAGTTACGCACTGTCCGGTGCCCGATGTGGACCCGGACGGTCCTTTGCAGATGCAGATCTCCAATCTTGACTACAACAGCTACGTGGGCGCTATTGCAGTGGGCCGTGTCGCACGGGGGACTATCCGTCCCAACCAGCAGGTTGTTGTGGTCAAGTACGACGGGGAGGAGCACAAGGCCAGGGTCGGGATCGTGTATGGATACCTGGGGCTTGATCGGCACGAGGTCAAGGAGGCGACGGCCGGCGATATCATTGCCATTACGGGCATGGATGCGCCAAATGTCTCCGATACCCTCTGCGACCCGGAGAGTGTGGACCACCTGCCTCCTCTGAGCGTGGATGAACCTACCGTCTCCATGACCTTCCAGGTCAACGCATCTCCCTTTGCCGGCAAGGAGGGTAAATATCTGACCTCCCGCCAGCTCAAGGACAGGCTGGAGCGGGAGCTGATCCACAACGTGGCCCTGCGAGTGGAGGAAGGTACCGATCCTGAGAAGTTTAAGGTCTCCGGTCGTGGCGAACTGCACCTCTCGGTGCTGCTTGAGAGCATGCGCAGGGAGGGTTTTGAGCTGGCGGTCTCCCGTCCCGAGGTCATCTTTCGTGAGGTCGATGGTGAGGTTTGCGAACCTTATGAGCAGTTGACCGTTGATGTGGAGGAGCTGCATCAGGGAACCATCATGGAGGCCTTGGGTACCCGCAAAGGTGAGCTTAAGGATATGGTGCCTGACGGTCAGGGGCGTGTGCGTCTTGACTATGTCATCCCTTCCCGTGGCCTGATCGGTTTTCAGACCGAGTTTATGACCAGTACCTCAGGCACCGGTCTGATGTATCACGTATTCGACCATTATGGGCCTGCTCAGCACGGTGGTATCGCCCCGCGTAAGAACGGCGTGCTGATCTCCAACGGCCAGGGCAAGGTGCTGGGGTTCGCCCTGTTCAACCTGCAGGAGCGAGGCAAGATGTTCGCTTCACCGGGGGATGAGGTCTATGAGGGGCAGCTGGTGGGTATCCATGCGCGGGCCAACGATCTTGTGGTCAATCCGCTGAAAGGCAAGCAGCTCACCAATGTTCGTGCCTCAGGCAAGGATGATGCGATCATGCTTACACCGCCGTTGAAGTTTACCCTGGAACAGGCGCTGGAGTTCATCGAGGAAGATGAGCTGGTGGAGATTACCCCCAACGCGATTCGCCTGCGCAAAAAGCATCTCAAAGAACACGAGCGGAAGAAAGTGGCCCGGGGCGGCTGA
- a CDS encoding MoxR family ATPase: MNPSDLDPLREHLASRIIGQQNFIDAMLICLLSDGHLLVEGLPGLAKTTAVKALAEAIEGDFHRIQFTPDLLPSDLIGTDIYRHEKGEFEFRQGPIFHNILLGDEINRAPAKVQSALLEAMAEHQITVGQTTYALPQLFMVLATQNPIEQEGTYQLPEAQLDRFLMQANVEYPSREEELQILALDSSQMTEAPKPPSKQLSQHDLFAIRQEAAELYLDPKLNNYIVDLVQATRNPKAYDADLARWCRFGASPRASIALARCARARAWLDGEDFVAPHHIQAVAPPILRHRILLTFEAEAEGITTDDFLARLLDMVAIP; encoded by the coding sequence ATGAATCCTTCCGACCTCGACCCCCTCCGCGAACATCTGGCCTCCCGCATCATCGGGCAGCAGAACTTCATCGACGCGATGTTGATCTGCCTGCTCAGTGACGGACATCTATTGGTGGAGGGCCTGCCGGGCCTGGCCAAGACAACGGCGGTCAAAGCGTTGGCCGAGGCGATCGAGGGTGACTTCCATCGCATCCAGTTCACCCCCGATCTGTTGCCCTCTGACCTCATCGGCACTGACATCTATCGCCACGAAAAGGGAGAGTTCGAGTTTCGTCAGGGACCGATCTTCCACAATATTCTACTTGGTGACGAGATCAATCGTGCCCCAGCCAAGGTCCAGTCCGCGCTTCTTGAGGCAATGGCGGAACATCAGATAACCGTCGGCCAGACGACCTATGCGCTGCCGCAGCTCTTCATGGTACTGGCCACTCAGAATCCGATAGAGCAGGAAGGTACCTACCAACTGCCTGAGGCTCAGCTCGACCGCTTCCTGATGCAGGCAAACGTGGAATATCCAAGCCGCGAAGAGGAGCTGCAGATTCTGGCATTGGACAGCAGCCAGATGACGGAAGCCCCCAAGCCCCCGTCAAAGCAGCTCTCCCAGCACGACCTGTTCGCAATCCGCCAGGAAGCGGCAGAACTTTACCTCGATCCAAAACTGAACAACTACATCGTGGATCTGGTACAGGCCACCCGCAATCCCAAGGCCTATGATGCCGATCTGGCCCGCTGGTGCCGGTTCGGCGCTTCTCCCCGTGCGAGTATCGCACTGGCCCGTTGCGCCCGGGCACGGGCCTGGCTCGACGGCGAGGATTTCGTCGCCCCACACCATATTCAGGCTGTGGCACCACCGATTCTGCGTCACCGCATCCTGCTGACCTTTGAAGCCGAGGCGGAGGGCATCACCACAGACGACTTCCTGGCGCGTCTGCTGGACATGGTCGCAATCCCTTAA
- a CDS encoding DUF58 domain-containing protein — translation MSLYPHIDDLLELRHQAHTLGLASHHLVNSSFSGLYSSVFRGTGLDFEEVREYREGDDIRNMEWNVTARTNVPHLKIFREERERSVVLCVDKGPHMSFGTRGTFKSIQAAKAAALLGWAASRLNDRVGGMLFGDAGIGMQYIRPTKGRRALWRLLHTLTTEGSQEKRQIDCLSEALQKADRGTPTGSLIFVIADMNREIAGLEQTLGRLCQHHTLVLIPVDDPAESEIPEMGRVTFTGPDGELIEIDTRDQQARDRYREIWQQRRSTLEALCNRLGVPLMPVSTDEEIHITLTRALARHFGAR, via the coding sequence ATGAGTCTCTACCCCCATATCGACGACCTGCTGGAACTGCGGCATCAGGCCCATACCCTTGGTCTGGCTTCGCACCACCTGGTCAACTCCAGTTTCAGCGGTCTCTACTCATCAGTGTTCCGTGGCACCGGTCTCGATTTCGAGGAGGTGCGCGAATACCGGGAGGGCGACGATATCCGCAATATGGAGTGGAACGTCACCGCCCGCACCAATGTTCCCCACCTCAAGATCTTCCGTGAGGAGCGGGAACGGAGCGTAGTGCTCTGCGTGGACAAGGGGCCTCACATGAGCTTTGGCACCCGTGGTACCTTCAAATCGATTCAGGCCGCCAAGGCTGCCGCCCTGCTCGGCTGGGCAGCCTCGCGACTCAATGATCGGGTGGGTGGCATGCTGTTCGGCGACGCCGGGATCGGCATGCAGTATATCCGTCCCACCAAGGGCCGCCGCGCCCTCTGGCGCCTGCTACACACCCTTACCACTGAGGGCAGCCAGGAGAAACGACAGATCGACTGTCTCTCCGAAGCATTGCAGAAGGCGGACCGGGGTACCCCCACCGGCTCGCTGATTTTCGTTATTGCCGATATGAATCGGGAGATAGCCGGCCTGGAGCAGACGCTGGGACGTCTTTGCCAACACCACACACTGGTTTTGATCCCGGTAGACGATCCCGCGGAAAGCGAAATCCCTGAGATGGGCAGGGTCACGTTTACTGGACCGGACGGGGAACTGATAGAGATAGATACCCGTGATCAACAGGCCCGTGACCGCTACCGTGAGATCTGGCAGCAGCGCCGCAGCACACTCGAGGCACTCTGCAACCGCCTTGGTGTACCCTTGATGCCCGTCAGCACCGACGAAGAGATCCACATCACCCTGACCCGCGCACTTGCCCGTCACTTCGGCGCGCGCTAG
- a CDS encoding DUF4381 domain-containing protein has protein sequence MDSLRDIHTIDPASWWPLAIGWWLSALGIVLFVLLVMWLLRQRKLYPLGRWQKDARRRLLQLKRKLKIQATKEVAGELSELLRRIAIARCGRPHAAALTGDAWLLWLKKNDKSGFDWQQNGKLLLQLPYAPPGLDTDRAALGRLIDAAIRWVSSEGACHV, from the coding sequence ATGGACTCACTGCGCGACATTCACACAATTGACCCCGCCTCCTGGTGGCCCCTGGCCATCGGCTGGTGGCTCTCCGCCTTGGGCATCGTTCTCTTCGTTCTGCTCGTCATGTGGCTGCTGCGTCAACGCAAGCTCTATCCCCTCGGGCGCTGGCAGAAAGATGCCCGCCGTCGATTGCTGCAACTGAAACGCAAACTCAAAATCCAGGCCACCAAAGAGGTCGCCGGGGAACTCTCTGAACTGCTACGCCGCATCGCCATCGCCCGCTGCGGGCGGCCCCATGCAGCGGCTCTGACCGGGGATGCCTGGTTGCTGTGGCTGAAGAAGAATGACAAATCAGGCTTTGACTGGCAGCAGAATGGCAAACTGCTGCTGCAACTCCCCTACGCCCCTCCGGGACTCGATACCGATCGCGCTGCCCTTGGCCGCCTGATCGATGCCGCCATCCGCTGGGTCAGCAGTGAGGGAGCCTGTCATGTTTGA
- a CDS encoding VWA domain-containing protein — translation MFEFHWPWMALLLVLPFLIRLFWHRPKSEEQALTEGNQTTLLHPSLAHLQEAFQTRSPGTPVSALLYRILLSLLWISLVLALMRPQWLEPYTENRTAGYDLMLAVDASHSMDALDFTVKGKQVSRMQVVKGVVGKFIDGRQGDRIGLVIFGSQAYVLSPLSFDRRAVSSLLNEVIPTIAGNGTAMGDALGLGVKKLRDRPEGSRVLLLIADGENTAGTIPPLKAAQLAAREGIRIYSIGVGSDREEVPIMENGRLIYRSDLGFNEEVMRQIAETSGGAYFRGTDTAALEKIYQRIDELEKTEAESRTIFIPQPLYHWPLGIGLICLLVMGLFPEGRKRTLKGGGYA, via the coding sequence ATGTTTGAATTTCACTGGCCCTGGATGGCGCTGCTGCTGGTCCTGCCGTTCCTGATACGACTCTTCTGGCATCGCCCGAAGAGTGAGGAACAGGCGTTGACGGAGGGCAATCAGACCACCCTGCTTCACCCTTCACTCGCGCACCTGCAGGAGGCTTTTCAGACACGCAGCCCCGGCACTCCTGTCAGCGCCCTGCTCTACCGGATCCTGCTCAGCCTGCTCTGGATCTCCCTGGTGCTCGCACTGATGCGCCCCCAGTGGCTCGAACCCTACACGGAGAATCGCACTGCCGGTTACGACCTGATGCTGGCAGTGGACGCCTCCCACTCCATGGACGCCCTCGACTTCACTGTCAAAGGCAAACAGGTGAGCCGCATGCAGGTGGTGAAAGGCGTCGTAGGCAAATTCATCGATGGACGCCAGGGAGACCGCATCGGCCTGGTTATCTTCGGCAGCCAGGCCTATGTATTGTCGCCTCTGAGCTTCGACCGCCGGGCGGTAAGCAGCCTGCTCAACGAGGTGATTCCCACCATCGCCGGCAATGGTACGGCCATGGGTGATGCCCTTGGACTGGGCGTAAAAAAACTGCGTGATCGCCCGGAAGGCTCGCGGGTGCTATTACTGATCGCCGACGGCGAGAACACTGCAGGCACCATCCCCCCGCTGAAAGCGGCACAGTTAGCAGCTCGGGAAGGCATCCGTATCTACAGCATCGGCGTCGGCAGTGATCGTGAAGAGGTACCGATCATGGAGAACGGACGGCTGATCTATCGCAGCGACCTCGGCTTCAATGAAGAGGTGATGCGGCAGATTGCGGAAACCTCCGGCGGCGCCTACTTCCGGGGTACTGACACTGCGGCCCTGGAGAAGATCTACCAGCGTATCGACGAGCTGGAGAAGACCGAAGCAGAGTCCCGCACCATCTTCATTCCACAGCCGCTCTACCATTGGCCCCTCGGCATCGGGCTTATCTGCCTGCTGGTCATGGGACTCTTTCCTGAGGGTCGCAAACGCACCTTGAAGGGAGGTGGCTATGCCTGA
- a CDS encoding VWA domain-containing protein translates to MPDAAFHFARPEWLFALLGLLPVLGWLIFSVTRPSKGPIHLYADEHLLPHLTGVRELEINERWGRFIRWALLWILAVIAMAGPRWDYTDVEAFTPGSDLIILMDISRSMEVADVQPSRLGRARQEIQDLVQLNREVRIGLIAFASVSHIVSPITEDGQSILNALPALSTDLTRLQGSRLHTALDKAEQLLKGQPSEGGRSILLISDGDFDEPDLANRVKALAADGIRLHVLGIGTSGGGPVPAPTGQSDLMRDRAGKIIESRLNEPLLKQLASTGNGHYLQANFRDDDSRTLLTLAASDAAEAVATDEKTRIWNERFYWMLIPLVLLLLPTFRRQNTEGGL, encoded by the coding sequence ATGCCTGATGCAGCCTTCCACTTTGCCCGCCCGGAGTGGCTATTCGCCCTGCTTGGACTACTACCCGTGCTCGGCTGGCTGATCTTCAGCGTCACCCGTCCCAGCAAGGGGCCAATCCATCTCTACGCCGATGAGCACTTGCTGCCCCACCTCACCGGCGTACGGGAGCTTGAGATCAATGAACGCTGGGGACGTTTCATCCGCTGGGCACTGTTGTGGATTCTTGCGGTGATCGCCATGGCCGGCCCCCGCTGGGACTACACCGACGTGGAGGCATTTACCCCCGGCAGCGACCTGATCATTCTAATGGACATCTCCCGCTCCATGGAGGTGGCCGACGTGCAACCCTCCCGTCTTGGCCGTGCCCGTCAGGAGATCCAGGATCTGGTACAGCTCAACCGGGAGGTCCGTATCGGCCTGATCGCCTTCGCTTCAGTCTCCCACATCGTCTCACCCATTACGGAAGACGGCCAGAGCATCCTCAACGCCCTGCCCGCTCTCTCCACCGACCTGACCCGGTTGCAGGGCAGCCGTCTGCATACTGCACTGGACAAGGCGGAACAGCTGCTCAAAGGCCAGCCCAGCGAGGGCGGACGCTCGATTCTGCTGATCAGCGACGGCGATTTCGATGAGCCCGATCTGGCCAATCGAGTCAAAGCCCTGGCGGCAGACGGCATACGCCTGCATGTGCTCGGTATCGGCACCAGCGGCGGCGGTCCTGTACCCGCACCTACCGGCCAGAGCGACCTGATGCGCGACCGCGCAGGCAAGATTATCGAATCCCGGCTCAACGAGCCGTTACTCAAACAGCTGGCGTCAACCGGCAACGGCCACTATCTACAGGCAAATTTTCGCGATGATGACAGCCGCACCCTTCTCACCCTTGCAGCCTCCGACGCTGCAGAAGCGGTAGCCACTGATGAGAAGACCAGGATCTGGAACGAGCGATTTTACTGGATGCTGATTCCGCTCGTACTGCTGTTGCTGCCGACTTTTCGGCGCCAGAATACGGAGGGGGGTCTATGA